The sequence below is a genomic window from Pleurocapsa minor HA4230-MV1.
GAATCATTGTTCACAATGGTTTGCTTCTGTTTGTCCCACAGTAATGGAACTGTCACTTTTCCAGTGAATCTTGGATCTGCTTTCAGATAAATCTCTTGCAAATATTGAGGGCTGTCGGGTATTGCTTCTGAAGCTTGAGAAAAGCTCCAACCCCGATCACCCAGAATGACATCTGCGATCAACACTGAGACCGTATCCTTCAATCCTTTCAGTTCCCGCATAATCAAGGTTCGATGCGCCCACGGACAAGCTAAGGAAACATAGAGATGATAGCGTCCTGCTTCTGCTTTGAATCCGCTCGAACCGTCGGCAGTGATGCGATCGCGAAACGTTGTCGGTTTCTCATGAAATTTACCATTCTGATCTTGATCATTGCGCTCAGTGATCCATTTCCCTTTGACCAACATTCCTAATGCCATTGTTTTCTCCTACTGTAATTTAGTCAATGTACAAAATTAGTCGTTGCTAAGGAACGAACCGCCAAAGCTTCCAGCCATCTCTGATTCGAGTTATGGATGAGGTTAGGCGCAAACAACTTGAGTAGACGTGGAACAATTCCACGCAGCGTTTCTGCACTCAAAACGCGACAGCCGTTGGGGGTTGGAGTGATGAGCCAAATGTGGTAGGCTTGCAGTCCTGTTGCTCTCCCGTCCCAGGCAATCCGCTGATTCGGCACGAATTCTTTCACTTTCACTGCGCTGGTCACGCCGCTAGCAGTGAAAGTGAAAGCCACGTCCTGAGACAATTTGCGGGA
It includes:
- a CDS encoding SRPBCC family protein, whose protein sequence is MNTDSIRFPAEYDPSRSPVHVVSTIDISASPAEVWDRLITAADWQTWQPALSNVRIQDGSRKLSQDVAFTFTASGVTSAVKVKEFVPNQRIAWDGRATGLQAYHIWLITPTPNGCRVLSAETLRGIVPRLLKLFAPNLIHNSNQRWLEALAVRSLATTNFVH